The following are encoded in a window of Mycobacterium vicinigordonae genomic DNA:
- the rbfA gene encoding 30S ribosome-binding factor RbfA yields MADPARARRLAKRIFTIVASAIEYEIKDPGLAGVTIVDAKVTNDLHDATLYYTVMGPTLDDEPDYDAAAAALDRAKGTLRTKVGAGTGVRFTPTLTFTRDTTADSVNRMEELLARARAADADLARVRVGAKPAGEADPYRDSGMAAEPSTAGGLGSPNGLGAEDTDDDNRSQDRPED; encoded by the coding sequence ATGGCTGATCCCGCCCGGGCCCGCCGGCTGGCCAAGCGGATCTTCACCATCGTTGCCTCGGCGATCGAGTACGAGATCAAGGATCCGGGTCTGGCCGGGGTAACCATCGTCGACGCCAAGGTCACCAACGACTTGCACGACGCGACCCTCTACTACACGGTGATGGGTCCCACGCTCGACGACGAGCCGGATTACGACGCGGCGGCCGCGGCGCTGGACCGGGCCAAGGGCACATTGCGCACCAAGGTCGGGGCCGGCACCGGAGTGCGCTTCACGCCCACCCTGACGTTCACCCGCGACACCACGGCCGACTCGGTGAACCGGATGGAAGAGTTGCTTGCTCGTGCCCGCGCGGCGGATGCTGACCTGGCGCGGGTGCGAGTAGGTGCGAAGCCGGCCGGGGAGGCCGACCCGTACCGTGACAGTGGGATGGCGGCCGAACCGTCGACCGCCGGGGGACTTGGCAGTCCGAATGGGCTCGGAGCTGAGGACACCGATGACGACAACCGATCGCAAGATCGACCTGAAGACTGA
- a CDS encoding MATE family efflux transporter, producing the protein MSSRRCVPRWAEQRLTDGGASGRRIAALALPALGVLAAEPLYLLFDTAVVGRLGAVSLAGLAIGSLVLGLVGSGSTFLSYGTTARSARHFGAGDRAVAVHEGVQATWVAVVLGVLTVAVVQAVAAPVVSAIAGNADVAAAAGPWVRIAILGVPAILVSLAGNGWMRGVQDTVRPLRYVVAGFTLSALLCPLLVYGWLYLPRLGLAGSAVANLSGQWLAAVLFFGALLAERVPLRPDPAVLRGQLVMARDLIVRTLAFQVCYVSAAAVAARFGAAALAAHQIVLQLWTFLALVLDSLAIAAQSLVGAALGAGQVAHAKWVAWRVTWFSLLAAGILAVALGVGSAVLPGLFTDDPSVLSVIGVPWWFLVAQLPVAGIVFALDGVLLGAGDAAFMRTATAVSAVLGYLPLIWLSLAFGWGLAGIWSGLSLFMVLRLIFGGWRALSGHWAR; encoded by the coding sequence ATGTCGTCGCGTCGCTGTGTGCCGCGCTGGGCTGAGCAGCGATTGACCGACGGCGGTGCCAGCGGGCGGCGGATCGCCGCGCTGGCTCTGCCCGCGCTGGGGGTACTGGCCGCCGAGCCGCTGTATCTGTTGTTCGACACCGCCGTGGTCGGGCGCCTCGGCGCGGTGTCGCTGGCTGGCCTGGCAATCGGCAGCCTGGTGCTGGGCCTGGTCGGATCCGGGTCGACATTCCTTTCGTACGGGACCACCGCGCGTTCGGCGCGCCATTTCGGGGCCGGTGACCGCGCAGTCGCCGTTCACGAAGGGGTGCAGGCCACCTGGGTCGCCGTTGTCTTGGGCGTGTTGACCGTCGCCGTGGTCCAGGCTGTGGCGGCGCCGGTGGTGTCGGCGATCGCCGGCAATGCCGACGTCGCGGCGGCGGCCGGGCCCTGGGTGCGGATCGCGATCCTCGGCGTTCCGGCGATCCTGGTTTCGCTGGCCGGAAACGGGTGGATGCGCGGGGTGCAAGACACCGTGCGTCCGCTGCGCTACGTGGTCGCCGGATTCACGCTGTCGGCGTTGCTGTGCCCGTTGCTGGTGTACGGCTGGTTGTACCTGCCCCGGCTGGGGCTGGCCGGGTCCGCGGTGGCCAACCTGTCGGGTCAGTGGCTGGCCGCGGTGCTGTTTTTCGGTGCGCTGCTGGCCGAGCGGGTGCCGTTGCGGCCGGATCCCGCGGTGTTGCGCGGGCAACTGGTGATGGCACGGGATCTGATCGTGCGGACGCTGGCTTTTCAGGTGTGCTACGTCTCGGCTGCTGCGGTGGCGGCCCGTTTTGGCGCCGCAGCGCTGGCGGCACATCAGATTGTGCTGCAGCTGTGGACTTTTCTGGCTTTGGTACTGGATTCGTTGGCCATTGCCGCACAGTCATTGGTGGGTGCCGCGTTGGGGGCAGGCCAGGTCGCGCACGCGAAATGGGTGGCGTGGCGGGTGACGTGGTTCTCGCTACTGGCCGCCGGGATTTTGGCGGTTGCCCTGGGGGTGGGTTCGGCGGTACTGCCGGGGCTGTTCACCGACGACCCGTCGGTACTTTCGGTGATCGGCGTGCCGTGGTGGTTCCTGGTGGCCCAATTGCCGGTCGCCGGAATTGTTTTCGCGCTGGACGGGGTGTTGCTGGGCGCGGGTGACGCCGCGTTCATGCGCACCGCGACCGCGGTGAGCGCGGTGCTGGGCTACCTGCCGCTAATCTGGTTGTCGCTGGCCTTCGGCTGGGGCCTGGCCGGCATCTGGTCCGGTTTGAGCTTGTTCATGGTGTTGCGGTTGATATTCGGGGGCTGGCGGGCGCTGTCGGGACACTGGGCGAGGTAG
- a CDS encoding DHH family phosphoesterase, which translates to MTTTDRKIDLKTELTSMSRPEGARVDAVGAAQLLSDADTVAVICHVHPDADTIGAGLALATVLDRCDKRVQVSFAAPAELPESLRSLPGGRLLVTPDELRRDVDLVVTVDVPSPHRLGSLRDLAGPGQQLLVIDHHVSNGMFGTANFVDLSADSTTMMVAEILDVWGKVIDKDVAHCIYAGLTTDTGSFRWASARALRLAARLVDIGVDNASISRSLMDSHPFAWLPMLSRVLGSAQLRADAVGGRGLVYAIVDHQEWLNSRSEEVESVVDIVRTTQQAEVAAVFKEVQPRQWSVSMRAKNVDLSIVASGFGGGGHRLAAGYSTSGSVEDVVASLCAALG; encoded by the coding sequence ATGACGACAACCGATCGCAAGATCGACCTGAAGACTGAGCTGACCAGCATGTCGCGGCCTGAGGGGGCGCGCGTCGACGCGGTCGGCGCTGCCCAGTTGTTGTCGGATGCAGACACGGTCGCGGTGATCTGTCATGTCCACCCGGACGCCGACACCATCGGGGCCGGCCTGGCGCTGGCCACCGTGCTCGACCGGTGCGACAAGCGGGTCCAGGTCAGCTTCGCCGCGCCGGCCGAGCTGCCCGAGTCGCTGCGCTCGCTGCCCGGCGGACGCCTGCTGGTTACCCCCGACGAGCTGCGCCGCGATGTCGATCTGGTGGTGACGGTCGACGTGCCCAGTCCCCACCGGCTGGGCAGCCTGCGGGATCTGGCTGGTCCCGGGCAGCAGCTGCTGGTGATCGACCACCACGTATCCAACGGAATGTTTGGCACCGCGAACTTCGTAGACCTGTCCGCGGATTCGACCACGATGATGGTCGCCGAGATTCTCGACGTGTGGGGCAAGGTCATAGACAAGGACGTGGCGCACTGCATTTACGCAGGGCTGACCACCGACACCGGATCGTTCCGCTGGGCCAGCGCCCGCGCCTTGCGGCTGGCCGCAAGGCTGGTCGACATCGGGGTGGACAACGCGTCGATCAGCAGGTCGCTGATGGACAGCCACCCCTTCGCCTGGCTGCCGATGCTGTCGCGCGTGCTGGGTTCGGCCCAGTTACGGGCCGATGCTGTCGGTGGCCGTGGACTGGTCTATGCCATCGTCGATCACCAGGAATGGCTCAACTCCCGTTCCGAGGAAGTCGAAAGCGTCGTCGACATCGTGCGCACCACTCAGCAGGCCGAGGTCGCCGCGGTGTTCAAGGAGGTCCAGCCGCGGCAGTGGTCGGTGTCGATGCGGGCCAAGAACGTCGACCTGTCGATCGTTGCGTCCGGGTTCGGCGGTGGCGGCCACCGGTTGGCCGCCGGCTACTCGACCAGCGGCTCCGTCGAGGATGTCGTCGCGTCGCTGTGTGCCGCGCTGGGCTGA
- a CDS encoding carbohydrate ABC transporter permease — MTSDRLRPARLLGYAAMLMVILLIAGPLTFVFFTSFKQQPDIYSQPTTWWPPRWHPQNYRTATHQIPFWIYLRNSVIITSALALVKFVLGVLSAFGLVFVRFPGRNAVFLLIIAALMVPNQITVISNYALISQLGLRNTFPGIILPLAGVAFGTFLMRNHFLSLPVEVIEAARMDGARWWQLLLRVVLPMSGPTMVAFGIITVVNEWNEYLWPFLMSDDESVAPLPVGLTFLQQAEGVTNWGPVMAVTLLAMLPILLIFVALQRQMIKGLTSGAVKG; from the coding sequence ATGACTTCCGACCGGCTCCGGCCCGCGCGCCTGCTCGGCTACGCGGCGATGCTGATGGTCATCCTGCTCATCGCCGGTCCGCTGACTTTCGTGTTCTTTACCTCGTTCAAACAGCAGCCCGACATCTACTCCCAACCCACCACCTGGTGGCCGCCGCGCTGGCACCCGCAGAATTACCGGACCGCCACCCACCAGATCCCGTTCTGGATCTACCTGCGCAACTCGGTGATTATCACCTCGGCTCTGGCGCTGGTGAAGTTCGTGCTCGGCGTGCTCAGCGCGTTCGGCTTGGTTTTCGTGCGGTTCCCAGGCCGTAACGCGGTGTTCCTGTTGATCATCGCTGCGCTGATGGTGCCCAATCAGATCACCGTGATCTCCAACTACGCGTTGATCTCGCAACTGGGCTTGCGCAACACATTTCCAGGCATCATTTTGCCGCTGGCCGGTGTCGCGTTCGGAACGTTCTTGATGCGCAACCACTTTCTGTCGCTGCCGGTCGAGGTCATCGAGGCGGCCCGGATGGACGGCGCGCGGTGGTGGCAACTGCTGCTGCGGGTGGTGTTGCCGATGTCGGGGCCCACCATGGTCGCCTTTGGCATCATCACGGTGGTCAACGAGTGGAACGAATACCTGTGGCCCTTCCTGATGTCCGACGACGAGTCGGTGGCCCCGCTGCCGGTCGGCCTAACCTTCCTGCAGCAAGCTGAGGGTGTGACCAACTGGGGCCCAGTGATGGCGGTGACGCTGCTGGCGATGCTGCCGATCCTGCTCATCTTCGTCGCGCTGCAGCGCCAGATGATCAAGGGTCTGACATCGGGCGCGGTGAAGGGTTGA
- a CDS encoding ferritin-like domain-containing protein, which translates to MTGPKRSPAGKDADVAALGEALAVEHATIYGYGIVSAMSPPSVNDLVVEALNQHRQRRDDVIAMLTARKASVPVAAAGYQLPSPVGSPSEAARLAARMENDGATAWRAVVEHADTADDRAFAATALTQSAVLAARWNKVLGGWPITTSFPGGSE; encoded by the coding sequence ATGACCGGCCCGAAGCGTTCACCGGCTGGAAAGGACGCCGACGTGGCGGCGCTGGGAGAGGCACTCGCCGTCGAACATGCCACCATCTACGGCTACGGCATCGTGTCGGCCATGTCGCCGCCCAGCGTCAACGATCTGGTGGTGGAGGCACTCAACCAGCACCGGCAGCGCCGCGACGATGTGATCGCGATGCTGACCGCGCGCAAGGCCAGCGTTCCGGTGGCAGCGGCCGGCTACCAGCTGCCGTCGCCGGTGGGCAGCCCCTCAGAAGCGGCCCGGCTGGCCGCGCGGATGGAGAATGACGGCGCCACGGCGTGGCGGGCGGTCGTGGAGCACGCGGACACCGCTGACGACCGCGCGTTCGCCGCCACCGCCCTGACTCAAAGCGCGGTGCTGGCCGCCCGCTGGAACAAGGTGTTGGGCGGGTGGCCGATCACCACGTCTTTCCCGGGTGGTTCGGAGTAA
- the infB gene encoding translation initiation factor IF-2: protein MAGKARVHELAKELGVTSKEVLARLNEQGEFVKSASSTVEAPVARRLRESFGGGKPASAKGAAQSPGSAAAKAPEKVSAGAKPSDAALDRALDRAVGDGTAPPAAKPSDPSRVAPPAAAAPAAPAAPAAKPTAPAPPTPAPSPAPGQPPSPQTPQPGMTPGPRPGPAPKPGVRTPRVGNNPFSSAQPVDRPIPRPHPQAPRPGAPRPGAPRPGGASPGSMPPRPGGAGGPRPARTGAPRPGGARPGGPGGGRSDGGGGNYRGGGGVGAAPGAGGGFRGRPGGGGPGGGGGGRPGQRGGAAGAFGRPGGAPRRGRKSKRAKRAEYENMQAPVVGGVRLPHGNGETIRLARGASLSDFADKINANPAALVQALFNLGEMVTATQSVGDETLELLGSEMNYVVQVVSPEDEDRELLESFDLTYGEDEGGEDELEQRPPVVTVMGHVDHGKTRLLDTIRKANVREGEAGGITQHIGAYQVSVEHDGNERLITFIDTPGHEAFTAMRARGAKATDIAILVVAADDGVMPQTVEAINHAQAADVPIVVAVNKIDKEGADPAKIRGQLTEYGLVAEEFGGETMFVDISAKQGTNIEALEEAVLLTADAALDLRANPDMEAQGVAIEAHLDRGRGPVATVLVQRGTLRVGDSVVAGDAYGRVRRMVDEHGDDVEEALPSRPVQVIGFTSVPGAGDNFLVVDEDRIARQIADRRSARKRNALAARSRKRISLEDLDSALKETSQLNLILKGDNAGTVEALEEALMGIEVDDEVALRVIDRGVGGITETNVNLASASDAIIIGFNVRAEGKATELANREGVEIRYYSVIYQAIDEIEKALRGMLKPIYEENQLGRAEIRAIFRSSKVGIIAGCMITSGIVRRNAKARLLRDNIVVTENLSINSLRREKDDVTEVREGFECGLTLGYSDIKEGDIIESFELVQKERS from the coding sequence GTGGCAGGTAAGGCCCGCGTACACGAGTTGGCAAAGGAACTCGGTGTCACCAGTAAGGAAGTGCTCGCCCGGCTGAATGAACAGGGCGAATTCGTCAAGTCCGCGTCCTCGACGGTAGAGGCGCCGGTAGCCCGGCGGTTGCGCGAGTCGTTCGGCGGCGGCAAGCCCGCCTCCGCGAAGGGCGCCGCGCAAAGCCCCGGCTCCGCGGCGGCCAAGGCTCCCGAGAAGGTCTCCGCCGGTGCGAAGCCGTCGGACGCGGCCCTCGACCGCGCGCTGGACAGGGCGGTCGGCGACGGTACTGCGCCACCCGCGGCGAAGCCGTCAGATCCCAGTCGGGTAGCCCCGCCGGCCGCAGCGGCTCCGGCGGCTCCGGCGGCTCCGGCGGCCAAGCCCACCGCACCGGCCCCGCCGACTCCGGCCCCGAGCCCGGCTCCTGGTCAGCCGCCCAGCCCGCAGACGCCCCAACCGGGCATGACACCCGGCCCGCGGCCCGGCCCGGCGCCCAAACCGGGCGTTCGTACCCCGCGCGTCGGCAACAACCCCTTCTCGTCGGCGCAGCCCGTCGATCGGCCCATACCGCGGCCGCATCCGCAGGCTCCACGACCCGGCGCACCCCGCCCCGGAGCGCCGCGCCCGGGCGGTGCCTCGCCAGGCAGCATGCCGCCGCGTCCCGGCGGTGCCGGCGGTCCCCGTCCAGCGCGTACCGGAGCGCCCCGGCCCGGCGGCGCACGTCCCGGCGGTCCCGGTGGCGGTCGATCCGACGGCGGCGGCGGTAACTACCGCGGCGGCGGAGGCGTCGGCGCAGCTCCCGGGGCCGGCGGCGGGTTCCGTGGCCGCCCCGGCGGCGGAGGCCCCGGTGGTGGCGGTGGTGGCCGTCCCGGCCAGCGCGGCGGCGCAGCCGGTGCGTTCGGCCGTCCCGGCGGCGCACCCCGGCGCGGTCGCAAGTCCAAGCGGGCCAAGCGCGCCGAGTACGAGAACATGCAGGCGCCGGTCGTCGGCGGTGTGCGGTTGCCGCACGGCAACGGCGAAACGATCCGGCTGGCCCGCGGGGCGTCGCTGTCCGACTTCGCCGACAAGATCAACGCCAACCCGGCCGCGCTGGTGCAGGCACTGTTCAACCTCGGGGAGATGGTCACCGCCACCCAGTCGGTTGGTGACGAAACGCTCGAGCTGCTGGGCAGCGAGATGAACTACGTGGTCCAGGTCGTCAGTCCCGAGGACGAGGACCGCGAACTGCTGGAGTCCTTCGACCTCACCTATGGCGAGGACGAGGGCGGCGAGGACGAGCTCGAACAGCGCCCGCCGGTTGTCACCGTGATGGGTCACGTCGACCACGGGAAGACCCGCTTGCTGGACACGATCCGCAAGGCCAACGTCCGCGAGGGCGAGGCGGGCGGCATCACCCAGCACATCGGTGCCTACCAGGTCAGCGTCGAGCACGACGGCAACGAGCGGCTGATCACCTTCATCGACACCCCGGGTCACGAGGCGTTCACCGCCATGCGTGCCCGCGGCGCGAAGGCCACCGACATCGCCATCCTGGTGGTTGCGGCCGACGACGGTGTGATGCCGCAGACGGTGGAGGCCATCAACCACGCGCAGGCCGCTGATGTGCCGATCGTGGTGGCGGTCAACAAGATCGACAAGGAGGGCGCCGACCCGGCCAAGATCCGCGGTCAGCTCACCGAATACGGCCTGGTTGCCGAGGAGTTCGGCGGCGAGACGATGTTCGTCGACATCTCGGCCAAGCAGGGCACCAACATCGAGGCGCTCGAGGAGGCGGTGCTGCTGACCGCCGACGCGGCGCTGGACCTGCGGGCCAACCCCGACATGGAAGCCCAGGGCGTTGCCATTGAGGCACACCTGGACCGCGGCCGTGGCCCGGTGGCCACCGTGCTAGTGCAGCGCGGCACGCTGCGGGTGGGTGACTCGGTGGTTGCCGGCGACGCCTACGGGCGAGTCCGCCGGATGGTCGACGAGCACGGCGACGACGTCGAAGAGGCGTTGCCATCGCGTCCGGTGCAGGTCATCGGGTTCACCTCGGTGCCCGGTGCCGGCGACAACTTCCTCGTCGTCGACGAAGACCGCATCGCCCGCCAGATCGCCGATCGGCGCAGTGCCCGCAAGCGCAACGCGCTGGCCGCCCGCAGCCGCAAGCGGATCAGCCTGGAGGACCTGGACTCTGCGCTGAAGGAAACCAGCCAGCTGAACCTGATTCTTAAGGGCGACAACGCCGGTACCGTCGAGGCGCTGGAAGAGGCCCTGATGGGGATCGAGGTCGACGACGAGGTGGCGCTGCGCGTCATCGACCGCGGCGTCGGCGGCATCACCGAGACCAACGTGAACCTGGCGTCGGCCTCGGATGCGATCATCATCGGCTTCAACGTGCGAGCCGAAGGCAAGGCGACCGAGCTGGCCAACCGGGAAGGCGTCGAGATCCGCTACTACTCGGTCATCTACCAGGCGATCGACGAGATCGAGAAGGCCCTGCGTGGCATGCTCAAGCCGATCTACGAAGAGAACCAGCTGGGCCGCGCTGAGATCCGCGCCATCTTCCGGTCCTCCAAGGTCGGCATCATCGCCGGCTGCATGATCACCTCCGGCATTGTGCGACGCAACGCCAAGGCCCGGTTGCTGCGAGACAACATAGTGGTCACCGAGAACCTTTCGATCAACTCGCTGCGCCGCGAGAAGGACGACGTGACCGAGGTCCGCGAGGGCTTCGAATGCGGTCTGACGCTGGGCTATTCGGATATCAAGGAAGGCGACATCATCGAGTCGTTTGAGTTGGTCCAGAAGGAACGGTCATGA
- the rimP gene encoding ribosome maturation factor RimP, which produces MTIGLPSQAQVIELLSAEFAHAGYEIEDVVIDSRSRPPRITVIADGDTALDLDTVADLSRSASNLLDSLDAPGGDGIGQYVLEVSSPGVERPLSSEKHFRRARGRKVEVTLADGSRLTGRVGPVRDGAVALVVRAGRNLTLREIPLVEIVKAVVQVEFSPPTPAELELAQGMEGGA; this is translated from the coding sequence GTGACCATCGGGCTACCTTCGCAGGCGCAGGTGATCGAGCTGCTCAGTGCTGAGTTCGCGCACGCCGGTTACGAGATCGAAGACGTGGTCATCGACAGCCGCTCCCGTCCTCCACGTATTACCGTGATCGCCGACGGTGACACCGCCTTGGATCTGGACACCGTCGCCGATCTGTCGCGTTCGGCGTCGAATCTGCTGGACAGCTTGGACGCGCCGGGCGGCGATGGCATCGGACAATACGTGCTCGAGGTCAGCTCTCCCGGCGTGGAGCGGCCGCTAAGCAGCGAGAAGCATTTTCGCCGGGCGCGCGGCCGCAAGGTCGAGGTCACGCTCGCCGACGGGTCACGGTTAACCGGACGGGTCGGCCCCGTCCGGGATGGCGCGGTCGCTCTGGTCGTGCGAGCCGGACGGAACCTGACGCTACGCGAGATCCCGCTGGTTGAGATCGTCAAAGCCGTTGTGCAGGTTGAATTTTCGCCACCGACACCAGCCGAACTGGAGTTGGCGCAGGGGATGGAGGGTGGAGCGTGA
- the nusA gene encoding transcription termination factor NusA — protein MNIDMAALHAIEVDRGISVNELLETIKSALLTAYRHTQGHQTEARIEIDRKSGVVRVIACETDDEGNLISEWDDTPEGFGRIAATTARQVMLQRFRDAENERTFGEFSTREGEIVAGVIQRDSRANARGLVVVRMGTEAKASEGVIPAAEQVPGESYEHGNRVRCYVVGVSRGAREPVITLSRTHPNLVRKLFSLEVPEIADGSVEIVAVAREAGHRSKIAVKSNVAGLNAKGACIGPMGQRVRNVMSELSGEKIDIIDFDDDPARFVANALSPAKVVSVQVIDQTARAARVVVPDFQLSLAIGKEGQNARLAARLTGWRIDIRGDSPGPSGDHPEQGASQGMAHEH, from the coding sequence GTGAACATCGACATGGCTGCGCTGCACGCGATCGAGGTGGACCGGGGCATCTCGGTCAACGAGCTGCTCGAAACGATCAAGTCCGCGCTGCTCACCGCGTACCGGCACACCCAGGGCCACCAGACCGAGGCGCGCATCGAAATCGATCGCAAGAGCGGCGTAGTGCGGGTGATCGCCTGCGAGACCGACGACGAAGGCAACTTGATCAGCGAATGGGACGACACCCCAGAGGGTTTCGGCCGCATCGCCGCCACCACGGCCCGCCAGGTAATGCTGCAGCGATTCCGCGACGCTGAGAATGAGCGCACTTTCGGCGAATTCTCCACCCGGGAGGGCGAGATCGTCGCCGGAGTCATCCAGCGCGACAGCCGGGCCAACGCCCGCGGACTGGTAGTAGTGCGGATGGGCACCGAGGCTAAGGCTTCCGAAGGGGTGATCCCGGCCGCCGAGCAGGTGCCCGGTGAAAGTTACGAACACGGCAACCGCGTGCGCTGCTATGTCGTCGGCGTGAGCCGCGGCGCCCGCGAGCCGGTGATCACGTTGTCGCGCACCCACCCCAACCTGGTACGCAAGCTGTTCTCGCTGGAAGTGCCCGAGATCGCCGACGGTTCGGTTGAGATCGTCGCGGTGGCACGGGAGGCCGGCCATCGCTCCAAGATCGCGGTGAAGTCCAACGTCGCGGGTTTGAACGCGAAGGGCGCATGCATCGGCCCGATGGGTCAACGTGTCCGCAACGTGATGAGCGAGCTGTCCGGGGAGAAAATCGACATCATCGACTTCGACGACGACCCGGCCCGCTTCGTGGCCAATGCGCTGTCACCGGCCAAAGTCGTCTCAGTGCAGGTCATCGACCAGACCGCCCGGGCCGCGCGCGTCGTGGTGCCCGACTTCCAATTGTCGTTGGCCATCGGCAAGGAAGGGCAGAACGCCAGGCTGGCAGCGCGGCTGACGGGATGGCGCATCGACATCCGCGGTGACTCACCGGGTCCATCCGGAGACCACCCGGAGCAGGGGGCAAGCCAGGGAATGGCGCACGAACACTGA
- a CDS encoding YlxR family protein, whose protein sequence is MARSDGNDNYAVIVDRAASLPGRGAWLHPDPQCAQLAIRRRAFTRALRITGSPDTSAVIELCSSSHRATEQVATNMSTP, encoded by the coding sequence GTGGCTCGGTCGGACGGGAACGACAACTACGCCGTGATCGTTGACAGGGCCGCAAGCCTGCCGGGACGAGGTGCTTGGCTGCATCCCGACCCGCAGTGCGCACAACTAGCGATTCGGCGGCGAGCTTTCACCAGAGCGCTGCGCATCACCGGTTCACCGGACACATCCGCGGTGATCGAGCTGTGCAGCTCGTCCCACCGTGCAACAGAACAGGTAGCAACGAACATGAGCACACCGTGA
- a CDS encoding carbohydrate ABC transporter permease, with protein sequence MTLQRPRLRSRRDYVLFVVLVGPNVALLSLFIYRPLADNIRLSFFDWNISDPRAQYIGLSNYAEWLTRSDTVQILLNTAVFTVAAVVGSMVLGLALAMLLDQPLRGRNLVRSTVFAPFVISGAAVGLAAQFVFDPHFGLVQDLLRRVGAGVPDFYQDAHWAMFMVTVTYVWKNLGYTFVIYLAALQGVRRDLLEAAEIDGASRWTTFYRVLLPQLRPTTFFLSITVLINSLQVFDVINIMTRGGPEGTGTTTMVFQVYVETFRNFRAGYGATVATIMFLVLLAITYYQVRLMDREQHQ encoded by the coding sequence GTGACGCTCCAACGTCCACGGCTACGGTCCCGTCGGGACTACGTGTTGTTCGTCGTCCTGGTCGGGCCCAACGTGGCGCTGCTGTCGTTGTTCATCTACCGCCCGTTGGCCGACAACATCCGGCTGTCGTTCTTCGACTGGAACATCTCCGATCCGCGGGCGCAGTACATCGGGCTGTCCAACTACGCCGAATGGCTCACCCGCTCGGATACCGTCCAGATCCTGCTGAACACCGCGGTGTTCACCGTGGCCGCGGTGGTCGGCTCGATGGTGCTCGGGCTGGCGCTAGCTATGCTGCTCGACCAACCGCTGCGCGGACGGAACCTGGTGCGCTCCACGGTGTTCGCCCCGTTCGTGATCTCCGGCGCGGCGGTCGGCCTGGCCGCCCAATTCGTATTCGACCCGCATTTCGGTCTAGTGCAAGATCTGCTCCGCCGCGTAGGGGCGGGGGTGCCCGATTTTTATCAGGATGCGCATTGGGCGATGTTCATGGTGACCGTGACCTACGTCTGGAAGAACCTCGGCTACACCTTCGTGATCTATCTTGCCGCGCTGCAGGGGGTGCGGCGAGACCTGTTGGAAGCGGCCGAGATCGACGGCGCCAGCCGGTGGACCACGTTTTACCGGGTGTTGCTGCCGCAGCTGCGGCCCACCACGTTCTTCCTGTCCATCACGGTGTTGATCAACTCGCTGCAGGTTTTTGACGTGATCAACATCATGACCCGCGGCGGGCCGGAGGGCACTGGCACCACCACGATGGTCTTCCAGGTGTACGTGGAGACCTTCCGCAACTTCCGCGCCGGCTACGGCGCCACCGTGGCCACGATCATGTTCCTGGTGCTGCTGGCCATCACCTACTACCAAGTGCGGCTGATGGATCGCGAGCAGCACCAATGA